ACCGCGGAACAGCTGCCCGGCGTGATCGCCAGACTGCGCGGCGACGACGCCCCAGCGGGGAGCTCGAGCTCCGCGGCATCCGCCCCCGCCTCCTCGGCCGCGCCGGCCGCCGACGACCGCTACAGCGGCGATCCGGTCGCAGCGATGTCGGACGGCTACCCTGAGGACGACGTCTCCGAGTCCGAAGACGCCTGGAACCTCACCGGCAGGGATTAGCGAGTGACCGACACCCCCGTGGCACGTCCGAACAACTGGAACGTGCCGAACGCGATCACCGTCCTGCGGATCCTGATGATCCCGCTGTTCGTCTGGATGCTGCTGCTGGACGACGGGCAGGACGGCGCCCTCCGCTGGTGGGCCGCGGTCGTCTTCATCGTGGCGATCGCCACCGACGGGATCGACGGGTACATCGCCCGCCGGTACAACCTGGTCACCGACCTGGGTAAGTTGCTCGATCCGATCGCCGACAAGGGCCTGACCGGCGCCGCCCTGATCTGTCTCGCCATCCTGGCCGAACTGCCGTGGTGGGTGGTCGTGCTCGTGCTGGTGCGCGAGATCGGCATCACGGTGTGGCGGTTCGTCGAACTGCGGAAGGGTCTTGTCATCCCGGCCTCCCGCGGTGGCAAGCTGAAGACGCTGGCGCAGGCGGTCGCCATCTCGTTGGCACTGCTGCCGTTGTGGACTGTGTTCGGCGACTGGGTGCACTGGCTGAACGGCATCACCATGACGATCGCGGTGCTGCTCACCGTACTGTCCGGGCTCGACTACCTGATCCAGTCGCGCCGACAGAACCAGACAGCGGTATGAGCGACAGCGTCATCCCCGGCAAGCCCGATGCCCCCGCGACGTTCATCACCGAGCTCGTCGCAGACCTCGCCGCACGCGGGCTCACCCTCGCCGTGGCCGAGTCGCTGACCGGTGGATTGCTCACCGCCGAGTTCATCCGGCCGGCCGGCGCATCCGCTGTCGTCGTCGGGGGAGTGGTCGCCTACGACACCGCCCTCAAGGCCAGCCTGCTCGGCGTCGACCAGGACCTGCTCGACGCCCACGGTCCGGTGCATCCCGAGGTGGCGCGGCAGATGGCCGACCGGGTGCGCCACGTGCTCGCGGTCGACGGACGCCCGGCCGACCTCGGCCTGTCCACCACCGGCGTTGCCGGACCCGACCCCCAAGAGGGGGCCGCCGTCGGCACCGTGTTCATCGGCATCGCGGTCGGACGGCGAACGGATGCCGTGGAGCTTCACCTTGACGGCTCGCGCGACCAGATCCGGGCCCGTGTCGTCGGCGAGGCTGTGGCCGCACTCGCCGCTAGAATCTGAGCAAGAAGCCCCGGGGAATACCGTCGGTTTCGATCCTGTTACAGCTAGTGAATTCACAAGCGTCACACAGCCCTGGCTGGTTAGAGTTTGATCAGTTTCGGTTGTAGTGTTACAGACCCAGAGTTCGAGGAGGAGGATCCCATGGTTCTGGTACGTCAGGAAATTGGTGACGTTCTTCGGGACTTCCGCCTGCAAAAGGGACGAACCCTTCGTCAAGTGGCCGGCAAGGCCAGCGTGGCGCTCGGTTACCTCAGCGAGGTGGAACGAGGCCAGAAAGAGGCAAGCTCAGAGATTCTCGCTTCAGTAGCGGATGCTCTGGACACCCCGATCTCCGTCATCATGCGCGAAGTCGGCGATCGTCTCGCCGTTCTTGAGGGGCTCGACCCCATCCCCGACAGCATCCCCGACGACCTCGTCGCGGAGTTCGATTCCGGGTTCGTCCGTTCATAGCGACGGCCCCACGAGCCAGATGGTCCCCCGGTACGCCGGGGGACCATTACCGTTAACCGCATGCGTGTGTCGGAGTTCTGGATCGCCGTCGGCGACGAGTTCGGAGCCTACGGACGGGTGCTCGCCCGCGACCTGGCCCTGAACGACATTGGCGGGCTGACCGCGGAGCAGGCGATCGCCGCGGGCGTGCCGCCGCGAACGATCTGGCTCGCCCTGGCCCGGGCGAGCGACGTGCCGGAGTCCCGCTGGTACGGGGTCGGCCAGCGCGAGCCGAAGAAGTAGTTCGAATTCATCGCGACACGCCCGCACACTCTCGAACAATTGTTCGAACTTCTGTAGTCTCCTCAACAGCAGCAGTCGAAAACGAGTTGTGCACTCTGCGCGTGTGATCCGGTGCAATGTCGGTGGTCGAGCGTAGATTCTGACTCAAGCGACGGGATCATTTCCCGCGCTGCTAACCAGCCCTTGTCGGGGGGCTGGAGGCCTTGCTCCATCGGCCACCAGCGGATCGACAGCCTATGGGCAGCAACCCACGACTCCTGAGGAGACCAGCAGATGCCATCAGCAGCAGACCGCGACAAAGCCCTTGAAACGGCTCTCGCCCAGATCGACCGTCAGTTCGGCAAGGGCGCCATCATGCGCCTCGGCAGCGATGACCGTGCCCCGGTCGCCGTTATCCCTACCGGCTCCATCGCCCTCGACGTCGCCCTCGGCATTGGCGGGCTGCCACGCGGCCGCGTCGTCGAGATCTACGGGCCGGAGTCCTCGGGTAAGACCACCCTCACCCTGCACGCCATCGCCAACGCCCAGCGCGACGGAGGCATCGCCGCCTTCATCGACGCGGAGCACGCGCTCGACCCTGAGTACGCCAAGAAGCTGGGCGTCGACATCGATGCCCTGCTGGTGTCGCAGCCGGACACCGGAGAGCAGGCACTCGAGATCGCCGACATGCTGGTGCGCAGCGGCTCGATCGACCTGATCGTCATCGACTCCGTGGCGGCTCTGGTGCCGCGCGCCGAGATTGAGGGTGAGATGGGCGACACCCACGTCGGCCTGCAGGCGCGCCTGATGTCCCAGGCGCTGCGCAAGCTCACCGGTGGGCTCAGCCAGACCGGCACCACCATGATCTTCATCAACCAGCTGCGCGAGAAGATCGGGGTGTTCTTCGGCAGCCCCGAGACCACCGCCGGCGGTAAGGCGCTCAAGTTCTACGCGTCGGTGCGACTCGACATCCGCCGCATCGAGACCCTGAAAGACGGCGGCGACGCCGTCGGTAACCGCACCAGGGTCAAGGTGGTCAAGAACAAGATGGCGCCGCCCTTCAAACAGGCCGAGTTCGACATCCTGTACGGCGTCGGCATCTCCCGCGAGGGCAGCCTGATCGACTTCGGTGTCGAGCACGGCATCGTGCGCAAGTCCGGTGCCTGGTACACCTACGAGGGTGACCAGCTCGGGCAGGGCAAGGAGAACTCCCGCAACTTCCTGCTGCAGAACCCCACGATCGCCGCGGAGATCGAGCGCAAGATCCTGAACAAGCTCGGGGTCGGCGCCGAGGGCAAGGCAGCCGTGGCAGCCGAAGCCAGCGCGGCCGCCGCCGCTGCGGCTGCGGCGGCCGACGGTGCCGGCGCAGTCAAGGGCGTTGCTGACAAGACCGGTGCTGACAAGGCCCCGACGACCATTCCCAAGGTCGCTGCCCGCAAGGGAGCGTAACCGTGGACGACGACGGCCTGGCCCCGGTCATTTGGCTTCGGCCAGCCGGAGCCCGGCCGTCCTCGCCCGACCCCGACGAGCCTCGCCAGGATGGGGCTGACGCCCAGCCTGCAGGCGGGCCGGAGCGGCCGATTCCGTTCCCGCGCGCCCACATCGACGAGAGCGACAGCAACGCGGGGGCCAGTCACACCAGCGCGGGTAGCGCTGGGCCGGGCGATACGCGCGCGGGCAGCGCAGGCTGGGATGACACTGGCACGGGCAACCGCGGCTGGGATGACACCGATTCAAGCGAAACGGACAGCGACGACACGCCAGCCCTCGACCAGGCACAGATCGAGAAGATCAGCCTGGGGGCGCTGACCCGGCGCGGGGTCTCGTCCCGCGAGATGCAGCGTGTGCTGGTCAGGCGTGGCGTGGAACCAGAGGCGGCCGACGCCGAGGTGGAACGGCTCGAACGAGTCGGCCTGCTCGATGACACGGCGCTGGCCGAGACCCTGGTCCGCACCCTCCGCGACCGCAAGGGCCTCGGCAAGTCGGCCCTCAAGGCGGAGCTTGGGCGCCGGCTGATCGACTCGGTGGCCATCGAGGCGGCGCTCGACGAGACGGACGCCGACGACGAGGCGGCGCGTGCGCTCGAGGTTGCGATGAAACGCGCCCCGCAGCTGCGCTCCCTTGAGCGGGAGGTGGCGGTGCGCCGGCTGACCGCGTTCCTGATGCGCAAGGGCTACTCCGGCGGCGTCGTGCGCAGCGCCGTGGACACGGCACTCGGCGGGTATCGCCCTCGCGGCAACCCCAGTTCCGTGCGCTTCGAGTAGCGCGGCGCGCAGCCGGTGCCGGGGTCGTCGAGGCCTCTCCGCCCCGCCGCTTCGGCACGCCGGTCCCACCCGCCGTAAACTGTCTGCACCATGACCGAGACCCAGACGCCGCCGCGCACCTACGAGGTGCGCACGTTCGGCTGCCAGATGAATGTGCACGACTCCGAGCGGCTGAGCGGGTCGCTTGAAGCGGCCGGCTACGTGCGGGCGCAAAATGGCGATGCCGACGTTGTGGTGATCAACACCTGCGCCGTGCGCGAGAACGCCGACAACAAGCTCTACGGCAACCTGGGCCACCTGGCCAGCGTCAAGAAGAAGCACGACGGCATGCAGATCGCGGTCGGCGGCTGCCTCGCCCAGAAAGACAAGTCCGTCATCCTGGAGAAGGCGCCGTGGGTCGATGTGGTCTTCGGCACCCACAACATGGGCTCGCTGCCTGCCCTGCTGGAGCGGGCCAGGCACAACGACGAGGCTCAGCTCGAGATCCTCGAGTCGCTCGATGTCTTTCCCTCCACCCTGCCCACCCGGCGGGAGTCCAGCTACAGCGGCTGGGTATCGGTGTCGGTCGGCTGCAACAACACCTGCACCTTCTGCATCGTGCCGTCGCTGCGCGGCAAGGAACGCGACCGCCGTCCGGGCGACGTGCTCGCCGAAATCCAGGCGCTCGTCGACGACGGGGCGATCGAGGTCACCCTGCTCGGCCAGAACGTCAACTCCTACGGCGTGGAATTCGGCGACCGGCAGGCGTTCAGCAAGCTGCTGCGCGCGGCCGGCCGGATCGAGGGCCTGGAGCGCATCCGGTTCACCAGTCCACACCCCGCGGCGTTCACCGATGACGTGATCGACGCCATGGCCGAGACCCCCGCGGTGATGCCACAGCTGCACATGCCGCTGCAGTCCGGCTCGGACCGCATCCTCCGATCGATGCGCCGCAGCTACCGTTCGGAGAAGTTCCTCGGCATCCTGGACCGTGTGCGTCAGCAGATGCCACACGCCGCGATCAGCACCGACATCATCGTGGGCTTCCCCGGCGAGACCGAAGAGGACTTCCAGAACACCCTGCGGGTGGTGGAACAGGCTCGCTTCGCCTCCGCGTTCACCTTCCAGTACTCCATCCGCCCCGGCACGCCGGCCGCCACCATGCCCGACCAGGTGCCGAAGGAGGTCGTGCAGGAACGCTACGAGCGGCTGGCGGCGCTGCAGGATCGCATCAGCTGGGAAGAGAACCAGACGCTCATCGGCCAGCAGGTGCGAGTGCTTGTCGCCACAGGTGAGGGCAAGAAGGATGCCGAGCGGCACCGGCTCTCCGGACGCGCCGAAGACAGCCGGCTCGTGCACTTCGATGTGCCGACGGGCAGCCAGACGCCCCGCCCGGGCGACGTGGTGACCGTGCAGATCACCGAAGCCGCACCGTTCCACCTGATCGCGGACTCAATCGATGGGGCGCCGCTCGCGGTTCGCCGCACCCGCGCCGGAGACGCCTGGGATCGTGCGCAGGCGGAGTCCTGCGCCGTCCCGACACCCACGGAGCCCGGCGCCAAGAAGGGCGCCGTGTCCCTCGGGCTCCCGACGCTGCGTGTGGCGACACTGCCGATCTACGATGTCTCCGACGGACAGCGCTAGCCCCGCCGCGTTCATCGCCGTCGTCGGGGCCACCGGCACCGGCAAATCCGCGCTGTCCCTCGACCTCGCCGAGAGCCTGGCGGCTCGCGACATCCGGGCCGAGATCGTCAACGCCGATGCGATGCAGCTGTACCGGGGCATGGACATCGGCACGGCCAAACTGCCGGAAGCTGAACGTCGCGGCATCCGGCACCACATGCTCGATGTGCTGGACGTCACCGACGAGGCCACCGTCGCCCGCTACCAGCCTGAGGCGCGCGCCGCGGTGGACGCCGTTGCCGCGACCGGTGCCGTGCCGATCC
This Salinibacterium sp. ZJ450 DNA region includes the following protein-coding sequences:
- a CDS encoding CinA family protein — protein: MSDSVIPGKPDAPATFITELVADLAARGLTLAVAESLTGGLLTAEFIRPAGASAVVVGGVVAYDTALKASLLGVDQDLLDAHGPVHPEVARQMADRVRHVLAVDGRPADLGLSTTGVAGPDPQEGAAVGTVFIGIAVGRRTDAVELHLDGSRDQIRARVVGEAVAALAARI
- a CDS encoding regulatory protein RecX, whose amino-acid sequence is MDDDGLAPVIWLRPAGARPSSPDPDEPRQDGADAQPAGGPERPIPFPRAHIDESDSNAGASHTSAGSAGPGDTRAGSAGWDDTGTGNRGWDDTDSSETDSDDTPALDQAQIEKISLGALTRRGVSSREMQRVLVRRGVEPEAADAEVERLERVGLLDDTALAETLVRTLRDRKGLGKSALKAELGRRLIDSVAIEAALDETDADDEAARALEVAMKRAPQLRSLEREVAVRRLTAFLMRKGYSGGVVRSAVDTALGGYRPRGNPSSVRFE
- a CDS encoding helix-turn-helix domain-containing protein, translating into MVLVRQEIGDVLRDFRLQKGRTLRQVAGKASVALGYLSEVERGQKEASSEILASVADALDTPISVIMREVGDRLAVLEGLDPIPDSIPDDLVAEFDSGFVRS
- a CDS encoding DUF3046 domain-containing protein; translation: MRVSEFWIAVGDEFGAYGRVLARDLALNDIGGLTAEQAIAAGVPPRTIWLALARASDVPESRWYGVGQREPKK
- the recA gene encoding recombinase RecA, which produces MPSAADRDKALETALAQIDRQFGKGAIMRLGSDDRAPVAVIPTGSIALDVALGIGGLPRGRVVEIYGPESSGKTTLTLHAIANAQRDGGIAAFIDAEHALDPEYAKKLGVDIDALLVSQPDTGEQALEIADMLVRSGSIDLIVIDSVAALVPRAEIEGEMGDTHVGLQARLMSQALRKLTGGLSQTGTTMIFINQLREKIGVFFGSPETTAGGKALKFYASVRLDIRRIETLKDGGDAVGNRTRVKVVKNKMAPPFKQAEFDILYGVGISREGSLIDFGVEHGIVRKSGAWYTYEGDQLGQGKENSRNFLLQNPTIAAEIERKILNKLGVGAEGKAAVAAEASAAAAAAAAAADGAGAVKGVADKTGADKAPTTIPKVAARKGA
- the pgsA gene encoding CDP-diacylglycerol--glycerol-3-phosphate 3-phosphatidyltransferase, with product MIPLFVWMLLLDDGQDGALRWWAAVVFIVAIATDGIDGYIARRYNLVTDLGKLLDPIADKGLTGAALICLAILAELPWWVVVLVLVREIGITVWRFVELRKGLVIPASRGGKLKTLAQAVAISLALLPLWTVFGDWVHWLNGITMTIAVLLTVLSGLDYLIQSRRQNQTAV
- the miaB gene encoding tRNA (N6-isopentenyl adenosine(37)-C2)-methylthiotransferase MiaB, translated to MTETQTPPRTYEVRTFGCQMNVHDSERLSGSLEAAGYVRAQNGDADVVVINTCAVRENADNKLYGNLGHLASVKKKHDGMQIAVGGCLAQKDKSVILEKAPWVDVVFGTHNMGSLPALLERARHNDEAQLEILESLDVFPSTLPTRRESSYSGWVSVSVGCNNTCTFCIVPSLRGKERDRRPGDVLAEIQALVDDGAIEVTLLGQNVNSYGVEFGDRQAFSKLLRAAGRIEGLERIRFTSPHPAAFTDDVIDAMAETPAVMPQLHMPLQSGSDRILRSMRRSYRSEKFLGILDRVRQQMPHAAISTDIIVGFPGETEEDFQNTLRVVEQARFASAFTFQYSIRPGTPAATMPDQVPKEVVQERYERLAALQDRISWEENQTLIGQQVRVLVATGEGKKDAERHRLSGRAEDSRLVHFDVPTGSQTPRPGDVVTVQITEAAPFHLIADSIDGAPLAVRRTRAGDAWDRAQAESCAVPTPTEPGAKKGAVSLGLPTLRVATLPIYDVSDGQR